The following are encoded in a window of Amaranthus tricolor cultivar Red isolate AtriRed21 chromosome 2, ASM2621246v1, whole genome shotgun sequence genomic DNA:
- the LOC130806609 gene encoding defensin-like protein 19 isoform X2, whose translation MASRYSSFNFLLVCLFFLLMLNMVQVEGTKYCKQYSEKWSGWCGDSKKCNSTCKRDEDAHSGTCHFDFPGMACFCYFRCGA comes from the exons ATGGCTTCTCGTTATAGTTCATTCAACTTCCTTCTTGTTTGCCTATTTTTTCTCCTTATGCTCAACATGG TACAAGTGGAAGGAACCAAATATTGCAAGCAATACAGTGAGAAATGGAGTGGATGGTGTGGTGATTCTAAGAAATGCAATTCAACTTGCAAACGTGATGAGGATGCACATAGTGGTACTTGCCATTTTGATTTCCCTGGAATGGCTTGCTTCTGCTACTTCCGATGTGGCGCATGA
- the LOC130806609 gene encoding defensin-like protein 19 isoform X1, with protein MASRYSSFNFLLVCLFFLLMLNMEVQVEGTKYCKQYSEKWSGWCGDSKKCNSTCKRDEDAHSGTCHFDFPGMACFCYFRCGA; from the exons ATGGCTTCTCGTTATAGTTCATTCAACTTCCTTCTTGTTTGCCTATTTTTTCTCCTTATGCTCAACATGG AAGTACAAGTGGAAGGAACCAAATATTGCAAGCAATACAGTGAGAAATGGAGTGGATGGTGTGGTGATTCTAAGAAATGCAATTCAACTTGCAAACGTGATGAGGATGCACATAGTGGTACTTGCCATTTTGATTTCCCTGGAATGGCTTGCTTCTGCTACTTCCGATGTGGCGCATGA